One stretch of Candidatus Rokuibacteriota bacterium DNA includes these proteins:
- a CDS encoding GNAT family N-acetyltransferase, whose product MHDEDCALLWRWANAPEVREVSFETDPIPWKAHVEWFRTKRADRDCHFYIVTEKDGCPVGFVRFEVGSDGTAEVAIVIDEERRGRGYGAAALRIASARFLGATRASEVLAYIKPTNQASIRAFERAGFLHAGSSALRGHEAVCMRLSRTRA is encoded by the coding sequence GTGCACGACGAGGACTGCGCCCTGCTCTGGCGGTGGGCAAACGCGCCCGAGGTCAGGGAGGTCTCATTCGAGACCGATCCGATCCCATGGAAGGCGCACGTCGAGTGGTTCAGGACGAAGCGAGCGGATCGTGACTGCCACTTCTACATCGTGACCGAGAAAGACGGATGTCCCGTGGGGTTCGTCAGGTTCGAGGTGGGATCAGACGGTACCGCTGAGGTTGCCATCGTCATCGATGAGGAGCGGAGGGGCAGAGGATATGGCGCCGCGGCGCTCCGGATCGCCTCGGCCCGGTTTCTCGGAGCGACGCGCGCGTCGGAGGTCTTGGCCTACATCAAGCCGACCAATCAGGCCTCCATCCGAGCGTTCGAGCGGGCCGGCTTCCTGCACGCGGGGTCCAGTGCCCTCCGCGGACACGAAGCGGTCTGCATGCGGCTGTCACGGACACGTGCGTAG
- a CDS encoding ABC transporter substrate-binding protein — MRRWLVVTGLLVALLALAVPGQAAGPMQQLQQYTDRIIAIIEDPRHSGPDGRLARRAAVRSAAVEMFDSVEAGRRALGIHWTKLTPDEQQRFVRLFVDLLERAYVTKVDLYGGQRVRYLGESVEGDHATVRARVLTKRGTEVPVETKMLSRSGRWLVYDVFVENIGLIANYRAQFDRVIRTSSFQELVRRLEKARDD; from the coding sequence ATGCGTCGATGGCTCGTCGTGACGGGCCTGCTCGTCGCGCTCCTCGCGCTGGCCGTCCCGGGCCAGGCGGCGGGCCCGATGCAGCAGCTGCAGCAGTACACGGACCGCATCATCGCCATCATCGAGGATCCGAGACACAGCGGTCCCGACGGACGGCTGGCGCGCCGGGCCGCCGTGCGCAGCGCCGCCGTGGAGATGTTCGATTCGGTGGAGGCCGGCCGGCGGGCGCTGGGAATCCACTGGACGAAGCTCACGCCCGACGAGCAGCAGCGCTTCGTGCGGCTCTTCGTCGACCTGCTGGAGCGCGCCTACGTGACCAAGGTCGATCTCTACGGCGGACAGCGCGTGCGCTACCTCGGCGAGTCCGTCGAGGGCGATCACGCGACCGTGCGGGCCCGGGTCCTCACGAAGCGGGGGACGGAGGTGCCGGTCGAGACCAAGATGCTCAGCCGAAGCGGCCGCTGGCTGGTCTATGACGTCTTCGTGGAAAACATCGGCCTCATCGCCAACTACCGGGCGCAGTTCGACCGGGTCATCCGCACCTCCTCGTTCCAGGAGCTGGTCCGGCGGCTCGAGAAGGCCCGCGACGACTGA
- the cysC gene encoding adenylyl-sulfate kinase: protein MPVETRRQREWRELKILCPGCVVWLTGLPSAGKSTLARLLETELRGRGRRVECLDGDAVRLRLTKGLGFSREDRDENVRRVAFVAQLLARNEVIAIAALISPYRVAREEVRAEIGRFIEVYVKCDVAECIRRDVKGLYRRALAGEIKEFTGISDPYEPPLAPEVVVETDREAPEESVGKILDAMASRGYLGPAEERAVRRAGEVHPDGRSGKQLTRDVRSTQAGRDGGVGNGGLDGSPVADAQGVQWAGPAPGDPP, encoded by the coding sequence CTGCCCGTTGAGACCAGGCGTCAGAGGGAGTGGAGGGAACTAAAGATCTTGTGTCCCGGCTGCGTCGTGTGGCTCACGGGGTTGCCTTCTGCCGGGAAGAGCACACTTGCCCGCCTCCTGGAGACGGAGCTGCGCGGGCGGGGGCGGCGGGTCGAGTGTCTCGATGGAGACGCTGTCCGCCTGCGGCTCACGAAAGGCCTCGGATTCAGTCGAGAGGATCGCGACGAGAACGTCCGGCGGGTTGCCTTCGTGGCGCAGCTCCTGGCGCGGAATGAGGTGATCGCGATTGCTGCCCTGATTTCTCCGTACCGCGTTGCGAGAGAAGAGGTGCGGGCCGAGATCGGGCGTTTCATCGAAGTCTACGTCAAGTGCGATGTTGCCGAGTGCATCCGGAGAGACGTCAAAGGGCTCTACAGACGAGCGCTCGCCGGGGAGATCAAGGAGTTCACGGGGATCTCGGATCCCTACGAGCCGCCGCTGGCCCCGGAGGTTGTTGTCGAGACCGATCGCGAGGCGCCCGAGGAGAGCGTGGGGAAGATCCTGGACGCGATGGCATCCCGGGGGTACTTGGGACCGGCGGAGGAACGGGCGGTTCGGCGTGCCGGCGAGGTCCATCCCGACGGCCGATCAGGGAAGCAACTGACGCGGGACGTGCGCAGCACTCAGGCGGGTCGCGATGGTGGGGTGGGCAACGGTGGACTGGACGGGTCTCCGGTGGCTGACGCGCAAGGCGTTCAGTGGGCGGGTCCCGCCCCAGGCGATCCCCCGTGA